The genomic DNA aactgAAAACGAAACGAACATTATACATTTTCATAATCAACATAAGCCAAATACATAAATccgtattaaattaattaaaataacatcagATTACAATAATTAGAATGATAATCATATTATATCAGCAGTAATGAAAATTAgattcaaattaaaacattcaaaatCTGACTTGACTGGCTTTCTCAATATGAGAGGAGTTCGCCATAAGTGAAGTAGAAacgtagtttaaaaggtttcaaGTTTCtgctaaaatacataattattcagTTCCTTAGTTGTTAGGCAATTATAAAAACCGCGTAAAGAGTAAGAGTGTTGACACAATcgcaaaaagataaaataatgatgGATATCACACCCACtagcacgaagcgcttcgcttcaagcttccttgtgcgaactgctagggagtggaactccttgccggagtctgtgtttcctgatgggtataacctgggtgtcttcaaagcccgagtgaataggttgctaatgggcAAACATGCttcaccgtaggccgcatcatcacttaccatcaggcgagatagcggccaaacgtcggcccatttaacaataaaaaaaaaaataataataaattaacaacacTAAAAAACGTCAACACATAAATTTTGcactgtttttataatattttattgaaaccgaTTTATACagcaatatttacattaaatcatcaagaaataaaaatagtgagatatttaacaataacaaaccttttacaataaaaatacctgtataaaacttaaaaagaaataaaaatctacaCCATGCTGACACTGACAGGAGAAGCCAAAAATCTTTttgataaacatattatattatacatgtaaaatATCAATGTTGACGAGAGCAAGACGACGTTACGCACACCCACCATCCCCGGACTCGTCGCTCAGCTCCGCCTCGCCGTCACCGGAACCCAACCACGAAGAACTTCCGGTGACAGTAGTTGCGTCGAGCTCGAGCGACGAAATTTCTCCCCACCGACGTCGCCGCCACCTGTACGTCGGCCGAGGAGAGGCCGGCCACCGACGGGCTTGGGAGCCAGGGGTCAACAGACCCCGGGACGGGTCCCCGCTACCGGTGGTTGTGCGCGGCGCATGAAATGGACTCAAACAATAAATGAGAACGTCATGCGCGCGTACTACGGTGCTACGGAGGGAGGAACTAACCTCACTGCGTACCGTGAAAGGATGCTGTCGATGTTTCAGGTACTCGAACCATCCGTCAACGTCTCGGCTCAACGACTCTCGGATCAGGTGCGGGTCATCCAACGCAATCGTAGATTGGACGAGGCTGCACTTGATCGGCTACGCTCAGAAGCACTGCGCAACCGTGTCGTCCCCGCCCCACCACAAGAGGTGGCACAAACACCTACAGTGTCACAAAATGTGACACCGACCACTCCTGCCGCTGGAGTGGAGGACGACAGGGTTGAACAAGTAAGTACTCAGTGCAATGAACGACTGAGGAGTGCTTTGGAGGATGCGATTCGTGAGTATAGATTTGctcctttaaaaccaaaactgccACGTTTGCCCATGTGTGGAAAAAATAGGGCGCTGGTAAGCGCTCTGGATTcgctacttaaaacatattttgaaagtagcGAAAACCTCTATGATACACACTCGATCCTGTACTGTGGGGCGGTAGCAGCTTGTCGAGTGGCTAACGTCAGATTCTCGAATCTTGACGCAGCAGTCCGACCAAAACCAGCAGTACCAGCCTGGCAGTGCAGGATTGAGCGTCGTATCAGTGAGGCCAGGGTGCTTATCGGCAAACTATCCTGCTTCAGGGAGGGCAATACTCGTCCTAGAGTGATGCGCTTTGTAAGACGTGCATTTGTGGGGACTGAAACCAGTCCTCATGAATACATGTCGCGTGTTACAGAGCGCATCGACTTCCTGAAGCAGAAAGTCTACGCATGGGCAAATCGTATCAGGCGGTACAAAAAACGAGTTGAGCGATATACTCAGAATCGCATGTTCCAAAGAGATCAGAGATGGGTATATAGAAATTGGGAACGATCCAACCAAGATGTGACTGATGGGCGGCGACCGGATGATGAAGCCACTAACACATTTTGGCGCAACATCTGGTCGGTGCCTGTTAGCCACACAGAGGATGACTGGATTTGTGATGTTGAGCGAGGGTGTGAAACTGTGCCAGAGATGGAGGAGGTGATAATCACCTCCTCTGATGTGAGCAGTGCAGCCTGTTCGGTCCCAAATTGGAAATCACCGGGGCCAGACGGGCTGCACAACTTCTGGCTCAAATGGTTCACCAGTTCACACGCTCGCTTAGCATCACAGTTCCAGGCAGCTTTAGAAGCTGGATCGTTGCCCCAATTTCTAACAACAGGCGTTACCCATCTGCTCCATAAATCAGGTAGTTCcactgaacccaaaaattatagaccaattacatgtttaccaacggtctataaacttcttacatctattttgagaacaaaaataacaaaacatattgaaaaacattccattatgtctgtatctcaaaatggatgtaggaaggggtctcgtggaactaaggagctactcctcattgatatggttgtaagccaacaggttcgtcggtcccgaaagaatttgtctacatgctggatagattataaaaaggcatatgactctgtgccacatacatggctcatgagggtgctggagttgtataagatagatgcaactctacgcgccttcttgcagtcatgtatgaggcaatggagtactgtgctttgctatccgggatgtagacaaatccaagggagtgaagaacctgtaaggatagtgcgaggaatattccagggtgacagtctgagcccactatggttctgcttggccttgaatcctctcagtactttattggaggcttcagggctaggctatcctttgcgaagaaggggtctagtcatatcccacttgctttacatggatgacctcaagttgtttgctccaaataataaacaactgatggaactactgaaaataactgaaaaatttagtagttccatcagaatggaatttggagtagataaatgtgctgtcatgcatgtgaagcgaggagggattgtggaatctgagggtctagaactctcagatttcacaaaactaagaacgctctccgcaaatgatacttacaagtacctgggtatgtcagagggattaggcattaatggaccggacatgaaacaatcgttaagggaacgcttctttggccgcctgaataaagtgctgaaaagttcattatcaggcggaaacaaggtgcgagcctataacggttgggtcatgccggtcctgatgtattcttttggtatactcaagtggactcagactgaacttgacgccctggataggcgagtccgaacactgctgactgcaaatcgtatgcatcaccctcgttcatcgatcatgaggttgtacatcccgcggaagtgtgggggtcgaggcttattaaatgctaagacccttcataaccgtgaggtgtgcaacctcagggaatatttcctgaaagtaaacgagggtatgcatcgagaagtagcagcagtggacaatggattcactccactatctttagcaaaagagaactggcgcaaacctgtggtattaagcgtcaatgaccgcaaggaggtatggcatagcaaggagctccacggacgcttcttccgggcccttcatggacccagtgtagattttctggcgtccgtatcttggctacgattcagtaatctctttggtgaaactgaaggatttgtctgtgcaattatggacgaagttatccttacgaataactaccggaaatatattattaaggatgggaccgttgacatatgtcgggcatgtcatagtcctggtgaatccataagacatataatttctggttgtggtcgtttggctaatggtgaatatttgcatagacataatcaggtggccaagattatccaccagcaacttgctttgcactatcaacttgttgagtttgaggttccatactacaagtatgtgcccgatccagttctcgaaaacggccatatcacgttgtactgggatcgatctatcatcactgacaggactattgtagccaataaacctgatatagtggtgatagatcggcAAGCGCGCCGCGCGATGATAGTCGATATCACcattcctcatgacgagaacctcgtgaaagctgaaaaagataaacaaataaaatatcttgacttggctcacgaggttgtcgacatgtggagtgtggattcggctatcattgtgccgatagtcgtgtcggccaacggattaatacccaacagcctcgacaatcaccttaggaggctggggttgggcggatggatcaagggcctgatgcagaaggcagtactcctcgaaacggcacgtattgtgaggaggtttctgtctctggagccctaaccaccggtagcttggaccatgttcccgctactggtcggctcctatttttatatttttaaatattattttatattgtgtgttttaaatattatttaaaaatgta from Spodoptera frugiperda isolate SF20-4 chromosome 26, AGI-APGP_CSIRO_Sfru_2.0, whole genome shotgun sequence includes the following:
- the LOC118272208 gene encoding uncharacterized protein LOC118272208, with the protein product MRAYYGATEGGTNLTAYRERMLSMFQVLEPSVNVSAQRLSDQVRVIQRNRRLDEAALDRLRSEALRNRVVPAPPQEVAQTPTVSQNVTPTTPAAGVEDDRVEQVSTQCNERLRSALEDAIREYRFAPLKPKLPRLPMCGKNRALVSALDSLLKTYFESSENLYDTHSILYCGAVAACRVANVRFSNLDAAVRPKPAVPAWQCRIERRISEARVLIGKLSCFREGNTRPRVMRFVRRAFVGTETSPHEYMSRVTERIDFLKQKVYAWANRIRRYKKRVERYTQNRMFQRDQRWVYRNWERSNQDVTDGRRPDDEATNTFWRNIWSVPVSHTEDDWICDVERGCETVPEMEEVIITSSDVSSAACSVPNWKSPGPDGLHNFWLKWFTSSHARLASQFQAALEAGSLPQFLTTGVTHLLHKSVLEIEDKTLHTVEDASRYKHIMDTIEIKRIDFNF